The segment CGATCATCTGGTGGACGATCGGCAGTGCGTCGAGAAAGGCGATGACCGGCTGGTCGAGCCCGGTGAGCGGGCGCAACTCGTGGTCGTAGTACGGATTCGGCAGCGCGCGCACGTCGAACATCAGGTCGGCGTCGAGCGGTACGCCGCGCTTGAAGCCGAACGACTCGAACATCACCATCAGGTCGTTGTTCTTCTGCTCGATGAAGCGCTTGACCCACGTGCGCAGCACGTTCGCGCGCAGCGTACTCGTATCGACCTGGTGGCCGAACTCGGCGAGCGGCGCGACGAGGTCGCGTTCGCGCTCGATCGCTTCCTCGAGCGACGACAGCAGGCCGACGTCCGCATCGTGCGACAGCGAACCGGACAGCGGATGGCGGCGGCGCGTTTCGGAGAAGCGCTGGATCAGCGCCTGGGTGCTCGCGTTGAGGAACAGCACGCGCACGTCGTGCTCGCGCGACAGTTCCCGGATCAGGCCGGGCATTTCGTCGAGCGATGCGCTCGAGCGCGCGTCGATCGCGACCGCGAGCCGGCGCTGGCCGTCCTCCGCGAGGTAGCGGGCGAGTTCGGGGAGCACATGCGGCGGCAGGTTGTCGACGCAGTAGTAGCCTGCGTCTTCGAGCGCGTTCAGCGCGACGGACTTGCCTGAGCCGGAGATGCCGGTGATTAGGACGATGCGCATGGGAAGCAGAGAATCCTGACGTTTCATCATAGCACCGGCTCGACGCGTCGGCGTTGCGCGGCCGGCGCGTGCGGGTTACACCAGCTTGCCGGGGAACTGACTGTCGGGATCTTGCATCGCGAGTCGTTGCCGATCCATGAAATCGCGCAACGTGTCGATTCCGCGCAACTGCAGGATCGTGTTCCGGACGGCAGCCTCGACGAGCACCGCGAGGTTGCGGCCGGCCGCGACCTGGATCGTGACCTTGCTGATCGGCAAACCGAGTACGTCGACGGTCTGGCTTTCCAGCGGCAGGCGCTGGAATTCGCCGTCGGGGCGCCGCACGAGCTGGACGATCAGCTTCAGCTTCATTTTCCGCCGCACGGCGGTCTCGCCGAAGATCGTCTTGATGTCGAGCAGGCCGAGGCCGCGCACTTCGAGCAGGTTTTGCAGCAGCGGCGGGCAGCGCCCTTCGACGAAATCGGGGCCAAGACGGACGAAAT is part of the Burkholderia pyrrocinia genome and harbors:
- the rapZ gene encoding RNase adapter RapZ is translated as MRIVLITGISGSGKSVALNALEDAGYYCVDNLPPHVLPELARYLAEDGQRRLAVAIDARSSASLDEMPGLIRELSREHDVRVLFLNASTQALIQRFSETRRRHPLSGSLSHDADVGLLSSLEEAIERERDLVAPLAEFGHQVDTSTLRANVLRTWVKRFIEQKNNDLMVMFESFGFKRGVPLDADLMFDVRALPNPYYDHELRPLTGLDQPVIAFLDALPIVHQMIDDIHAFLMKWLPHFRDDNRSYLTVAIGCTGGQHRSVFIAETLAARLAHEANVIVRHRDAPVDVDASSRLVSEVDRP